The following DNA comes from Fibrobacter sp..
TGAAAGACCCGAAAAAATACGACGAACTGGGCGGACGGATTCCTAAGGGCGCGCTTCTCGTAGGCCCTCCGGGTACCGGCAAGACCCTCCTTGCCCGTGCGGTTGCTGGCGAAGCGGGAGTGCCCTTCTTCAGCATGTCGGGCTCTGACTTTGTGGAGATGTTCGTGGGCGTTGGTGCAAGCCGCGTGCGCGACCTGTTCGACACCGGCAAGAAGAACGCCCCCTGTATTCTGTTTATCGACGAAATCGACGCCGTGGGTCGCCAGCGTGGAGCTGGCCTCGGCGGCGGTCACGACGAACGCGAACAGACCTTGAACCAGTTGCTGGTGGAAATGGACGGCTTTGCTGCCAACGAAGGCGTGATTTTGATTGCGGCCACCAACCGCCCCGACGTGCTGGACAAGGCACTGCTCCGTCCGGGACGCTTTGACCGGCAGATCGTGGTGGGACTCCCCGACCTGAAGGGCCGCGAGGAGATTTTGAAGGTTCACCTGAAAAAGCGGAAGGTGCCCCTGGACAAGGACGTGGACGTTTCCGCCATTGCCAAGGGAACGCCGGGACTTGCCGGTGCCGACCTGGAAAACCTGGTGAACGAAGCCGCCCTTTTGGCAGCCCGCTTCAACAACAAGAAGGTCACCATGCTGGACTTCGAAGAAGCCCGGGACAAGCTGAGCATGGGTGCCGAACGCCGCACACTGTTGATGACCGACGAAGAAAAACGGCACACCGCCTACCACGAAGCGGGACACGCCCTGATGACGCTCCTGTGCAAGCATTCTGACCCGCTCCACAAGATTACCATTATCCCCCGTGGCCGCGCCCTGGGTGTCACCATGAGCCTGCCGGAACGGGACCAGGTGAGCTACAGCCGGGAATACGCCGAAGAGCGCATCATGATCATGATGTCTGGCCGCCTTGCCGAACTTATCTTCTTCAACCACCAGAGCACCGGCGCCAGCAACGATATCCAGCGGGCGACAGAACTGGCCCGGAAGATGGTGACCGAATGGGGGTTCGACGAAGAAATCGGACCGGTTTGCTACAGCCGCACCGACGGCGAGGTGTTCCTGGGCCGCGAAATCAGCAAGCCCAAAGAAATGTCCGAAATGATGGCGGAAAAAATCGACAACGCCGTCAACGGGCTTATCAAGCGCATGGATGCTGCGGCACGCAAGCTGCTGGAAGAAAACAAGGACAAGTTGATCGACCTTGCGGAAGCGCTGTTTGAATTCGAAGTCCTGGACCGTGAAGAAATCGACAAGGTCATGGCAGGCGAAAAGCTTACCGGCACCAAGAAGAGCCGCCAGTACCAGGCCCTGGAAGAACTGGCCGAAAAGAAAAAGCGGGAAAATACTCCCCCGCCGGACCCGGGAAAACAGCCTCCGGTAGCCCCTGCGGCAAACGCAAACGCCACCGTCGCAGAAATCAAGCCCAAGCCCGCCGATGGTCCGGCAACGGCCAGCGATGGCACGAGCCAGACAACCGCCGTGGAGCCGCCCCAGGAACATTCCTAAGATGCTGAAATCCGTCCTGGAAAAAAGCCGTGCACTTCCCTGGACCATCGGGAACAGGGTTTTCCCCTGCGCCACCCCTCTGGTCATGGGAATCGTGAACGTGACGCCGGACAGTTTTTTTGACGGCGGGACTCACGCCACTCCGGACGCCGCCTACGAGCATGCCGTTGGCCTGCTGCAGCAGGGGGCAGACATTCTTGACATCGGCGGCGAAAGCAGCCGCCCGGGGAGCACCCCTGTCAGCGAACAAGAAGAAATGGACCGGGTATGCCCTGTGGTAGAAAGCCTTGCTCAGCTGCAGGATATTTCCGAAGACCTGGGAAACCCCGGACACCGGGAGTTCCTCATTTCTGTAGATACCACCAAGGCGAAGGTCGCCGAGCAGTGCATGCGCCTGGGCGCCCACATTATAAACGACATCAGCGCCTGCACCATGGATCCCGATATGCCATCGGTAGTCGCAAAGACCGGAGCCTCTGTGGTGCTGAACCACATGCGGGGGAATTTCGGCACCATGCAGGCGGACTTCAAGCCCTACGAAAACGTGGTGCAAGAGGTCCGGCAAGAACTGCTTGCCCAGGCAAAAAAGCTTTTGGACCTGGGCGTCAAACGCGAAAAGATTTGCCTGGACCCTGGGATTGGCTTTGGAAAGACCGTCCAGGACAATATCGACCTGATGAAATCCCTGGAATGCTTTCTGGACGACGGTTTCCCGGTGCTTATCGGCACATCCCGCAAGTCCTATATCGGTAAAATGCCCGGTCTCGAGCACAGCGACCGACTAACCCCCACCATCACCGCAGGCATTATTGCTACCTTGGGTGGAGTAAGCTGTATCCGTGTACACGACGTGAAAGAAACGAAGGAATCCCTGCTCTACCTGGAGGCTCTAAAGTCCGATGGTCCTGTTTAAGCTTTTTGACATCATCGATGTCCGCATGGCGGATATTCTGGACATTCTCATCATGTCCATTATCCTGTACTATGTGTTCCAGCTGTTCCGCGGGACACGTGCCGTCCAGATGATCATCGGCGGCATGTTCCTGGTGGTGGCCTGGTTCCTTGCCCAGTGGTGGGAACTCCACACCCTTCTCTGGCTTTTGACCAATCTTGCCACCCTGGGCATTATCGCCATCGTGATTCTTTTCCAGCCCGAAATCCGCAGTGCCCTGACCCGAATTGGCCAGACCGTCAGCCGGGCCAGCTGGCAATCCATCTTTTTTCACGCCAGCGGACTTGACGATGTGACCAAGTCCATCACTACTGCCGTACAGGACCTGGCCAAGAACCATTTCGGTGCCCTGATCGTCCTTGAAAAGCGCGTGGGCCTGCGTAACTACGAAGAGACCGGTGAAATCCTGAACGCCCGCATCAGTTCCCGCCTGCTCCGCTCCCTGTTTTTCCCCAATTCCGCCCTCCACGACGGTGCCGTGCTCTTGAACAGCAAGTGCATTGTGGCCGCGGGCTGTATCTTGCCCATGCCCACCGCAAACGCAGGCGGCGACACCGGCTACGGCATGCGTCACCGTGCTGCCCACGCCCTCGCCTCCGAATGCGACGCCCTGGTCATCGTGGTCTCCGAAGAAACGGGCTACATTTCCATCGCCTACCGTTCTAGCCTCCGCCGTAACCTGAGCATCAAGGAACTGGAAACCGAAATCAAGCGACACTGGGGCGAGCTGTTCAAGGACGAACGGGTCGAGGAGAAGGAAGGTAGTGGGGTCTGAGGTCGCTTCGCTTTGAGTTATGTGTGCGGTCGCCACAGCTCCCTTTGAGGTATAATTCGGATTTCAGATTTCGGAATTGGTTGATGGTTACAAGAGGTGTCATCCTGAGTGTCCTGTAAGGGCACGAAGGATCCAAGATTGCAGAATTGTTAGGTTGTAGAAGATGAGCGAAAACAAGAATAACGAGATTGAAGAAAAGAAAAAACGCAAAAAGAAGAACATCGCCATTCTGGTGCTGATGTTCCTTTTGCTTTTGTGCCTTTTTATTGTACAGTGCCACCTGGACCGCATCAAGCAAGAGGCCCTGCGCCGTCAGCAAGAGACCGAACTGGAGGCCCGCCAGCGCTACATTCTGGATAGTTTACGTCGGGCCGAACAGATGCGGGCCGACAGCCTTGCCGCCCTGGAACAGGCTCGCCTTGCCGACAGCTTGAGGATTGCCGACAGCCTTCGCCTAGCGGACAGCCTCCGCATAGCCGATTCTTTGGCGGCGCTGAACCCCAAGCTGAACCAGGACAGCCTCCGCCATGTGCGGGACAGCATCCGCCACGTGCGGGACAGCCTTGCCGCCCTGGAAAAGGCCCGTAACGACAGCCTCAAGCGCATTGCCGACAGCCTAGCCGCACTAGACAAGGCACGTGCCGATTCCCTGGAAAAGAAACGCATCCAGGACAGCATCCGTGCCGCAGACCAAATTCCGCCCAACGCCGAAATCACGCCTCCTGCGGGCCGCTACTACGACCCCATCAAGCTGAAAGTAAAGTGCGACGAAATCAAGTGCAAGACCTTCGTTTCTATCGGCGACACACTGAACCCGGTTGAAGCGGGCAAGGCCATCGATTACAACAAGACGGGTTCCGTGTACTACTACGCTGAAGATTCCGTTGGCAACAAGAGCCCCTGGGAAGAAGCCAAGTACGACATGGCCAGCGACAACATCTGCGGAAAGAACGCCTACCCCGTTCCCGTTGGCGGCAAGACCGTATGCGTCGATGCCTACGAATACCCCAACACCCCCGACGAAAACCCCAGGGACATGGTCTCCCAGGAACAGGCCGCAAGCCTCTGCGAGCAGGCGGGCAAGCACCTTTGCACCATCGACGAGTGGCAGGCCGCCTGCCGCGGCAAGGACAATACCAAGTACACCTACGGCAACTCCTACAAGCAGAACAAGTGCAACACCAACACCAAGGCCGCCAAGCGCAGCGGGCGCAAGGAACAGTGCCGCAGCTGGTGGGGCATGTACGACATGAACGGGAACCTGTGGGAGTGGACCTCTACCCCCAGCAAGGAACATTCCAACATGTTCTACGTGGCCGGTGGTGCCTGGAACACCAACAACGGAAGCCAGTGCACCGAAAAGAAGTTCAGCTTCTACCCCCAGAACCAATACCCCAGCGTAGGGTTCAGGTGCTGCAAATAATTAATTCGGATTTCAGAATTAGGAATTAGGAATTATTTAATTTGGCGGCTTCGCCGCGATTATTTCAATTCTGAACTCCGAGCTCCGAATTCCTAATTACTCTGACAGCTCCACGTGCAGGTGCTCGGCGTCGCCGCGTTCCCAGATGATTCTGAATCGGGGGCTTAGCCGTTCTGTCACCAGGTTCACGATTTCGCGGCGTTGTTCCAGCGGGATGTACTTTATGCGGAAATCGATAGCCTTGTTTTCGTAATGTTTGGACTTGCGGGCATGGTAAGGCCAGTCGTTCCCGCTGGTAATCACGGGAACGTAGTCATCGCCCAAGACCTGATGAAATGCGTTAATCACCTCCAGCCCAGCCGTATCCATGGCGGGTTCAAGGCTTTCCAGGTAAACACCCGGCTTCTGCTTGGTCCGCTTGATAAGGAGCTTGTGGACTTCTCGATCACTAAAAGGCTTCACGTTCAAGTGCCTGTAATAATCCTCGGCACTCCAATCTACATCTACCTCAGGAGAATCGTACTTGGGAATGGGCCGTGTATTGGCCCGAATCAGCAGATAGACGCCAACAAGCGCCAATACGGCAAGGATCGGGGCAATTAGGTACAGGTGCTTCATTTTCCGCGAAAAAATACTATTTTATGGAACATGAAAAAGTTAATTCCTTTTGCAACACTTGCTCTTTCTTCCCTGTTCCTTTTCGGTTGCGGACAGGACAATGTCAACTACACCGGCTGCTGGCTGGGTGAAGAAAACATGGCCTTCGAAGTTCTTACCGAAAATGGCACGGACTACACCATCCGCAACATCAACGGCGACCTGAAGGCGACTGTACAAGACGGGGCTCTCCGTGGCAAGAATACTCTTGACATGGAATACAAGATGAACGTGAAAGGAGATTCCGCCTATTATGAATTCGGCGGAATCGTCACAGGCTACAAGAGGATTACCAAGGAAGAATACGACCGCGTCGTAGCTACCCTGCAGAAAGCCGCCGGAATGTAACTTCAACTCGTCATGCTCGTCCCGGAACTTTGTCCGGGATAAACTCCAGCGAGCATCCGCTTGATTACTTTCCTTCCAGAGTCTCTCTAACTAGCTGGTCCAGGGCGTACTCGCCGGGTGCGCCGCTCCACACGCCCTTGATATAGCCGTCCTTGTCCAAAAGCATAAGGGTCGGGACAGCGTGTATTCCGTAGCGACGCCACAGGTCCTGTGTCGCGTCCCGGTACAGCGGATAAGGCGAAGCGTGGACCTGGTTGTAAAAAGCATTCAACTCGCTCAATCCCTCATTTGAAATCCCGATAACTTCCAGTCCCTTGTCTCCGTACTTCTTGTAGATGTTGGCAAGCACGGGGAGCGTCTTGCGGCAAGGCCCGCACCAGGTGGCCCAAAAATCCAGAAGGGTGGCCTTGGGCTTTTCTTTACGCTTTTCGCCGTTCTTGTAGAAGTTCTTTCCGAACTCGGCAATCTTGCTCCCGATGGCAGAACCTGTCAGGCTGCTGATGTCGTCTGGGCGTTCCGTAAGGGCAGCCATCACGGTCCTTTTCTTTCCGTCGCGGGAAATTTCCAGCCTGATCTTGTCCCCCGCCTTGTGGCCCGAAATGGCGGACTGAATCTGGGACATGTCCGCCAGAGGCTTGCCGTTTACGCCCACCAGCAAATCGCCAGAGGTCACACCTACCGCAAAGCACCCCGATTCCGGATGCACACCCTTGATGTCCAGGGCCAGATGGTTTTCGAAGGTAGTCTTCTTGAAAGAAAGCCCCAGCCAGGGGGCGGCAAGAGAGGCCGAACATACCAGAAGTAAAGACAGAGCAAAAAATCGAATAGAAAATTTTAGTTTCATTTTTTTCCTCAAACGGCTCCTCGCCTTGGTTCGGCAACGCTCACCACAGGTCGCGAGGACGACACTTCTTGAGACCCGCAAACCCTAGATCCTAACCCCTAGATCCTAAATCCTAACCCCTAAAATCCTACCCTACTTCTTCGGATTCCGGTCGTCGTATTCGCCCAGGGACTTGTAACCGTCATTCAGCATGGCGTCCATCAGTTCGGCCCGCATGGCATGGGCCGCCATCCAGCGGAAAGCCACCACGGAGTAGCACTGCACGGCATCCACCCCCATCTTGATGAGGTCATAAATCTT
Coding sequences within:
- a CDS encoding SUMF1/EgtB/PvdO family nonheme iron enzyme — translated: MSENKNNEIEEKKKRKKKNIAILVLMFLLLLCLFIVQCHLDRIKQEALRRQQETELEARQRYILDSLRRAEQMRADSLAALEQARLADSLRIADSLRLADSLRIADSLAALNPKLNQDSLRHVRDSIRHVRDSLAALEKARNDSLKRIADSLAALDKARADSLEKKRIQDSIRAADQIPPNAEITPPAGRYYDPIKLKVKCDEIKCKTFVSIGDTLNPVEAGKAIDYNKTGSVYYYAEDSVGNKSPWEEAKYDMASDNICGKNAYPVPVGGKTVCVDAYEYPNTPDENPRDMVSQEQAASLCEQAGKHLCTIDEWQAACRGKDNTKYTYGNSYKQNKCNTNTKAAKRSGRKEQCRSWWGMYDMNGNLWEWTSTPSKEHSNMFYVAGGAWNTNNGSQCTEKKFSFYPQNQYPSVGFRCCK
- a CDS encoding redoxin domain-containing protein, translating into MKLKFSIRFFALSLLLVCSASLAAPWLGLSFKKTTFENHLALDIKGVHPESGCFAVGVTSGDLLVGVNGKPLADMSQIQSAISGHKAGDKIRLEISRDGKKRTVMAALTERPDDISSLTGSAIGSKIAEFGKNFYKNGEKRKEKPKATLLDFWATWCGPCRKTLPVLANIYKKYGDKGLEVIGISNEGLSELNAFYNQVHASPYPLYRDATQDLWRRYGIHAVPTLMLLDKDGYIKGVWSGAPGEYALDQLVRETLEGK
- the ftsH gene encoding ATP-dependent zinc metalloprotease FtsH, translated to RFTRSDKDNGNTKRFKSHMLEISNEQITAWEMFKGVKVKVIHESSTWIDTLVAFLPALLLIAFFYLMMSRQMGGGGKNPFSFGKSQAKIIGSDPKKKTTFNDVAGCDEAKQDLQELVEFLKDPKKYDELGGRIPKGALLVGPPGTGKTLLARAVAGEAGVPFFSMSGSDFVEMFVGVGASRVRDLFDTGKKNAPCILFIDEIDAVGRQRGAGLGGGHDEREQTLNQLLVEMDGFAANEGVILIAATNRPDVLDKALLRPGRFDRQIVVGLPDLKGREEILKVHLKKRKVPLDKDVDVSAIAKGTPGLAGADLENLVNEAALLAARFNNKKVTMLDFEEARDKLSMGAERRTLLMTDEEKRHTAYHEAGHALMTLLCKHSDPLHKITIIPRGRALGVTMSLPERDQVSYSREYAEERIMIMMSGRLAELIFFNHQSTGASNDIQRATELARKMVTEWGFDEEIGPVCYSRTDGEVFLGREISKPKEMSEMMAEKIDNAVNGLIKRMDAAARKLLEENKDKLIDLAEALFEFEVLDREEIDKVMAGEKLTGTKKSRQYQALEELAEKKKRENTPPPDPGKQPPVAPAANANATVAEIKPKPADGPATASDGTSQTTAVEPPQEHS
- the cdaA gene encoding diadenylate cyclase CdaA, translating into MVLFKLFDIIDVRMADILDILIMSIILYYVFQLFRGTRAVQMIIGGMFLVVAWFLAQWWELHTLLWLLTNLATLGIIAIVILFQPEIRSALTRIGQTVSRASWQSIFFHASGLDDVTKSITTAVQDLAKNHFGALIVLEKRVGLRNYEETGEILNARISSRLLRSLFFPNSALHDGAVLLNSKCIVAAGCILPMPTANAGGDTGYGMRHRAAHALASECDALVIVVSEETGYISIAYRSSLRRNLSIKELETEIKRHWGELFKDERVEEKEGSGV
- the folP gene encoding dihydropteroate synthase, encoding MLKSVLEKSRALPWTIGNRVFPCATPLVMGIVNVTPDSFFDGGTHATPDAAYEHAVGLLQQGADILDIGGESSRPGSTPVSEQEEMDRVCPVVESLAQLQDISEDLGNPGHREFLISVDTTKAKVAEQCMRLGAHIINDISACTMDPDMPSVVAKTGASVVLNHMRGNFGTMQADFKPYENVVQEVRQELLAQAKKLLDLGVKREKICLDPGIGFGKTVQDNIDLMKSLECFLDDGFPVLIGTSRKSYIGKMPGLEHSDRLTPTITAGIIATLGGVSCIRVHDVKETKESLLYLEALKSDGPV